A single genomic interval of Streptomyces graminofaciens harbors:
- a CDS encoding SPOR domain-containing protein: protein MSDGTITLPWSVIRQDDNGNRYRVGRYATRAEAQKIADGLDSRGHKQLYWVERIGQNGQSGQNGQSG, encoded by the coding sequence ATGAGCGACGGCACGATCACTCTGCCCTGGAGCGTCATACGGCAGGACGACAACGGCAATCGCTACCGCGTGGGCCGTTATGCGACCCGAGCCGAGGCGCAGAAGATCGCCGATGGCCTCGACAGTCGCGGCCACAAGCAGCTCTACTGGGTCGAACGCATCGGGCAGAACGGCCAGAGCGGCCAGAACGGCCAGAGTGGCTAG